Proteins from a single region of Oncorhynchus tshawytscha isolate Ot180627B linkage group LG03, Otsh_v2.0, whole genome shotgun sequence:
- the LOC112238182 gene encoding splicing factor 3B subunit 1 isoform X3 yields the protein MDVMKEQHLTKEEKEIRQQMAEKAKTGDLKAVNGSAASQAAAAAAKRKRRWDQTAEKQDQSGTPSNTGTPKKMSSWDQADQAAEQTPGHTPGHTPSNSRWDETPGRNKGSETPGATPSSRMWDPTPSHTPAGAATPGRGDTPGHTTPGHGGATGSVRKNRWDETPKTERETPGHGSGWAETPRTDRGDESVGETPTPGASKRKSRWDETPASQMGSSTPLMTPGKTPIGTPAMNMATPSPGHLMSMTPEQLQAWRWEREIDERNRPLTDDELDAMFPEGYKVLPPPAGYVPIRTPARKLSATPTPMGGMTGFHMQQEDRSMKQINDQPSGNLPFLKPDDIQYFDKLLVEVDESTLSPEEQKERKIMKLLLKIKNGTPPMRKAALRQITDKAREFGAGPLFNQILPLLMSPTLEDQERHLLVKVIDRILYKLDDLVRPYVHKILVVIEPLLIDEDYYARVEGREIISNLAKAAGLATMISTMRPDIDNMDEYVRNTTARAFAVVASALGIPSLLPFLKAVCKSKKSWQARHTGIKIVQQIAILMGCAILPHLRSLVEIIEHGLVDEQQKVRTISALAIAALAEAATPYGIESFDSVLKPLWKGIRQHRGKGLAAFLKAIGYLIPLMDAEYANYYTREVMLILIREFQSPDEEMKKIVLKVVKQCCGTDGVEANYIKTEILPPFFKHFWQHRMALDRRNYRQLVDTTVELANKVGAAEIISRIVDDLKDEAEQYRKMVMETIEKIMGNLGAADIDHKLEEQLIDGILYAFQEQTTEDSVMLNGFGTVVNALGKRVKPYLPQICGTVLWRLNNKSAKVRQQAADLISRTAVVMKTCQEEKLMGHLGVVLYEYLGEEYPEVLGSILGALKAIVNVIGMHKMTPPIKDLLPRLTPILKNRHEKVQENCIDLVGRIADRGAEYVSAREWMRICFELLELLKAHKKAIRRATVNTFGYIAKAIGPHDVLATLLNNLKVQERQNRVCTTVAIAIVAETCSPFTVLPALMNEYRVPELNVQNGVLKSLSFLFEYIGEMGKDYIYAVTPLLEDALMDRDLVHRQTASAVVQHMSLGVYGFGCEDSLNHLLNYVWPNVFETSPHVIQAVMGALEGLRVAIGPCRMLQYCLQGLFHPARKVRDVYWKIYNSIYIGSQDALIAHYPHVYNDEKNPYLRYELEYFL from the exons ATGGATGTCATGAAGGAGCAGCACCTGACCAAAGAGGAG AAAGAGATCCGTCAGCAGATGGCAGAAAAGGCCAAGACGGGAGACCTGAAGGCTGTCAACGGCTCTGCTGCCTCCCAGGCTGCCGCTGCCGCCGCCAAGCGCAAACGCCGCTGGGACCAGACGGCCGAGAAACAGGACCAATCAGGAACCCCCAGCAACACCGGCACACCCAAGAAGATGTCTAGCTGGGACCAGGCTGACCAGGCTGCTGAG CAGACCCCAGGACACACCCCTGGCCACACCCCCTCCAACAGCCGCTGGGACGAGACCCCTGGCAGGAATAAGGGCAGCGAGACCCCAGGGGCCACTCCCAGCTCCCGGATGTGGGACCCAACCCCCAGCCACACCCCGGCCGGAGCAGCCACCCCAGGCAGGGGGGACACACCGGGACACACCACCCCCGGACATGGGGGAGCCACAGGCAGCGTGCGCAAAAACCGTTGGGATGAGACCCCCAAGACTGAGAGGGAGACCCCTGGTCATGGTAGTGGTTGGGCCGAGACTCCCCGTACAGACAGAGGAGACGAGTCTGTGGGAGAGACCCCCACCCCCGGGGCCAGTAAGAGGAAGTCCCGTTGGGATGAGACCCCTGCCAGCCAGATGGGCTCTTCCACTCCACTGATGACCCCTGGGAAGACCCCCATTGGAACCCCTGCCATGAATATGGCCACTCCCTCTCCAG GTCACCTGATGAGCATGACCCCAGAGCAGCTGCAGGCGTGGCGTTGGGAGAGGGAGATCGATGAGAGAAACCGACCTCTCACAGACGATGAGCTGGACGCCATGTTCCCAGAGGGATACAAG GTCCTTCCCCCACCAGCAGGCTATGTGCCCATCCGTACCCCGGCCCGGAAGCTGTCTGCCACACCCACCCCCATGGGGGGCATGACGGGCTTCCACATGCAGCAGGAGGACCGCTCCATGAAGCAGATCAACGACCAGCCCAGTGGGAACCTGCCCTTCCTCAAACCAGACGACATCCAGTACTTTGATAAACTGCTGGTTGAGGTAGATGAGTCCACTCTGAGCCCAGAGGAACAGAAGGAGCGTAAGATCATGAAACTGCTGCTGAAGATCAAGAACGGAACACCTCCCATGAGAAAG GCTGCCCTGCGTCAGATCACAGACAAGGCGAGGGAGTTTGGAGCAGGGCCCCTATTCAACCAGATCCTGCCCCTGCTCATGTCTCCTACTCTGGAGGACCAGGAGCGCCACCTACTGGTCAAGGTCATCGACCGCATCCTCTACAAGCTGGACGATCTCGTCCGCCCATACGTACACAag ATCCTGGTGGTGATTGAGCCCCTGCTGATTGATGAAGATTACTACgccagagtggagggcagagagaTCATCTCTAACTTGGCCAAG GCTGCCGGCCTGGCCACTATGATCTCCACCATGAGGCCTGATATTGACAACATGGATGAGTATGTCAGAAATACAACAGCCAGAGCTTTCGCTGTCGTAGCGTCCGCTCTGGGTATCCCATCCCTGCTGCCCTTCCTCAAGGCTGTGTGTAAGAGCAAGAAGTCATGGCAGGCCCGCCACACGGGCATCAAGATTGTCCAGCAGATCGCCATCCTCATGGGTTGTGCCATCCTGCCCCATCTGAGGAGTTTGGTGGAGATCATCGAGCATG GTCTGGTGGATGAGCAGCAGAAGGTGCGGACCATCAGTGCCCTGGCCATTGCTGCCCTGGCGGAGGCTGCCACTCCCTACGGTATCGAGTCCTTTGACTCCGTACTCAAACCCCTGTGGAAAGGTATCAGACAGCACAGAGGAAAG GGTCTGGCTGCGTTCCTGAAGGCCATTGGCTACCTGATCCCTCTAATGGATGCTGAGTATGCTAACTACTACACCAGAGAGGTCATGCTGATCCTCATCAGAGAGTTCCAGTCCCCTGACGAGGAGATGAAGAAGATCGTGCTCAAG GTGGTGAAACAGTGCTGTGGTACTGACGGTGTGGAGGCCAACTACATCAAGACAGAGATCCTGCCCCCCTTCTTCAAGCACTTCTGGCAGCACAGGATGGCCCTGGACAGACGCAACTACAGACAG ctGGTGGACACCACAGTAGAGCTGGCCAACAAGGTGGGAGCAGCCGAGATCATCTCTCGTATAGTAGATGACCTGAAGGACGAGGCAGAGCAGTACAGGAAGATGGTGATGGAGACCATAGAGAAGATCATGGGGAACCTGGGAGCTGCTGACATCGACCACAAGCTGGAGGAGCAGCTGATCGACGGCATCCTGTACGCCTTCCAGGAACAGACCACTGAG GACTCTGTAATGCTGAACGGGTTTGGTACGGTGGTGAATGCCCTGGGGAAGAGGGTGAAGCCCTACCTGCCTCAGATCTGTGGTACGGTACTGTGGCGTCTCAACAACAAGTCTGCCAAGGTCCGCCAGCAGGCTGCTGACCTCATCTCTCGTACCGCCGTGGTCATGAAGACCTGCCAGGAG GAGAAGCTGATGGGTCACCTGGGAGTGGTGTTATATGAGTACCTAGGAGAGGAGTATCCTGAAGTACTGGGAAGCATCCTCGGTGCTCTCAAGGCCATCGTCAACGTCATCG GCATGCATAAGATGACTCCACCAATCAAAGACCTGCTGCCGCGCCTGACGCCAATCTTGAAGAACAGACATGAGAAGGTGCAGGAGAACTGTATTGACCTGGTGGGCAGGATTGCTGACAG GGGTGCTGAGTACGTGTCGGCCAGGGAATGGATGCGGATCTGTTTTGAGCTGCTGGAGCTCCTGAAGGCCCACAAGAAGGCCATCCGCAGAGCCACTGTCAACACCTTTGGATACATCGCCAAGGCTATCGG accCCATGACGTGCTGGCCACACTACTAAACAACCTGAAGGTTCAGGAGCGTCAGAACAGAGTGTGTACTACCGTAGCCATCGCCATCGTGGCTGAGACCTGTTCTCCCTTCACCGTGCTCCCCGCGCTCATGAATGAGTACCGCGTGCCAGAGCTCAACGTGCAGAATGGCGTGCTCAAGTCCCTCTCCTTCCTGTTTGAGTACATTGGGGAGATGGGCAAGGACTACATTTACGCTGTCACGCCCCTGCTGGAGGATGCACTGATGGACAG AGACTtggtccacagacagacagccagtgcCGTGGTGCAGCACATGTCCCTGGGCGTCTACGGCTTCGGCTGTGAAGACTCTCTCAACCACCTGCTCAACTATGTGTGGCCCAACGTGTTTGAGACGTCGCCCCACGTCATCCAGGCTGTGATGGGGGCCTTGGAAGGCCTCAGGGTGGCCATCGGCCCCTGCCGCATGCTGCAGTATTGCCTACAG ggTCTGTTCCACCCAGCCAGGAAGGTGCGAGACGTCTACTGGAAGATCTACAACTCTATCTACATCGGCTCCCAGGATGCTCTCATTGCTCATTACCCACACGTCTACAACGATGAGAAGAACCCTTACCTCCGCTATGAGCTGGAGTACTTCTTGTGA